A genomic window from Paucibacter sp. KCTC 42545 includes:
- a CDS encoding ATPase domain-containing protein, producing the protein MSSKVAIQRLPTGVPGLDQVLGGGLPEFSFNLIAGQPGCGKTTLAHQIMFSLATTQRPAIYFTVLGEPPMKMLRYQQQFDFFDNERVNDSVRFINLSEDAANGDLDRVLARIGEAVATYEPGLVFVDSFRSVMIASETNGNPQSPTHRLQQFVQQLGMMMTSWQATTFLIGEYFIETDANPVFTVADGLIWLRQSVQRNSMVRKIEILKMRGQPTLPGLHTFRIASSGIQIFAPAGHQTMASSAETVASAPATDTRLQLGVPELDEMLGGGLPRGYSLLVAGPSGSGKSILAAAFLAEGARRGETGVVAAFEQRSHQAQNRIIAELVASGQVGLVDSRAPDLSIDEVIGLLLSEITRLGATRVVIDSLSGFELAVAPTFREDFRESLARLVLAMAGAGVTILMTSELEDRYTDLRFSPYGTAFLTDAIIVQRYIEIDSRLRRLLAVVKLRGSAHSDQLREFHIDDQGLQIGAPLADQEGLLGGRPRQKSKTA; encoded by the coding sequence ATGAGCAGCAAAGTAGCCATCCAACGTTTGCCCACCGGGGTGCCGGGATTGGATCAAGTGCTTGGCGGCGGTTTGCCCGAGTTCTCCTTCAATCTGATCGCCGGCCAACCCGGCTGCGGCAAGACCACCTTGGCGCACCAGATCATGTTCTCGCTCGCCACCACGCAGCGCCCGGCGATTTATTTCACCGTGCTGGGCGAGCCGCCGATGAAGATGCTGCGCTACCAGCAGCAGTTTGATTTCTTTGACAACGAGCGCGTCAACGACTCGGTGCGCTTCATCAATTTGTCAGAGGACGCCGCCAACGGCGACCTCGACCGCGTGCTGGCGCGCATCGGCGAGGCAGTGGCCACCTATGAGCCGGGCCTGGTGTTTGTGGACTCCTTCCGCTCGGTGATGATCGCCAGCGAAACCAACGGCAACCCGCAAAGCCCCACGCATCGACTGCAGCAATTCGTGCAGCAGCTCGGCATGATGATGACCAGCTGGCAGGCCACCACCTTCTTGATCGGCGAGTACTTCATCGAGACCGATGCCAACCCGGTCTTCACCGTGGCCGATGGCCTGATCTGGTTGCGCCAAAGCGTGCAGCGCAACTCCATGGTGCGCAAGATCGAGATCCTGAAGATGCGCGGCCAGCCGACGCTGCCGGGCCTGCACACCTTCCGCATCGCCAGCTCCGGCATCCAGATCTTCGCCCCGGCTGGGCATCAAACAATGGCCTCGTCGGCTGAGACAGTTGCCAGCGCGCCCGCCACCGACACCCGCTTGCAGCTGGGCGTGCCCGAGCTGGATGAGATGCTGGGCGGCGGTTTGCCGCGCGGCTATTCGCTGCTGGTGGCCGGCCCTTCGGGTTCAGGCAAAAGCATTCTGGCGGCCGCCTTTCTGGCCGAAGGCGCACGGCGCGGCGAAACCGGCGTGGTGGCGGCTTTTGAGCAGCGCTCCCATCAAGCGCAGAACCGCATCATTGCCGAGCTGGTCGCCAGCGGCCAGGTCGGGCTGGTGGACAGCCGGGCGCCGGATCTCTCGATTGATGAAGTCATTGGTCTGCTGCTGAGCGAAATCACGCGGCTGGGTGCGACCCGCGTGGTGATCGATTCGCTGTCGGGCTTTGAGCTGGCGGTAGCCCCCACCTTCCGTGAGGATTTCCGCGAATCACTGGCGCGCTTGGTGCTCGCGATGGCGGGTGCGGGCGTGACGATTTTGATGACCTCCGAGCTGGAGGATCGCTACACCGATCTGCGCTTCAGCCCCTACGGCACCGCCTTCCTGACCGACGCCATCATCGTGCAGCGCTACATCGAGATCGACAGCCGCTTGCGCCGCTTGTTGGCCGTGGTCAAGCTCAGGGGCAGCGCGCATTCCGACCAGCTGCGCGAGTTCCATATCGACGACCAAGGCCTGCAGATCGGCGCCCCGCTGGCCGATCAGGAAGGCCTGCTGGGCGGCCGGCCCCGCCAAAAAAGCAAAACGGCTTAA
- a CDS encoding ABC transporter ATP-binding protein, whose product MSAAAALAAEASPAETVIRLDHVSTSFGAHVVHRDISLEVRRAEIFALIGGSGSGKSTLLREMILLQQPDAGTVKVLGAALQGISAKDALALRLRWGVMFQHGGLFGSLTVLENIGLPLREHTALADGLIDEIAARKLQMAGLKPEVGAQYPPELSGGMLKRASLARALALDPELLFLDEPTAGLDPVSAAGVDALVLKLRDLFGLSIVMITHDLDLLWQVADRVAVLADGQVQGVGSMAELAAMELPAVRQFFEGPRGRQAQEQAETQSKAKAEAPASQKPPTPSAGSPSSKPR is encoded by the coding sequence ATGAGCGCCGCCGCAGCCCTTGCCGCTGAGGCATCACCCGCCGAAACGGTGATTCGGCTGGACCATGTCAGCACCAGTTTCGGCGCGCATGTGGTGCACCGCGACATCAGCCTGGAGGTGCGCCGGGCCGAGATCTTCGCCTTGATTGGCGGCAGCGGCTCGGGCAAGTCCACCCTGCTGCGCGAGATGATTCTGTTGCAGCAGCCCGATGCTGGCACCGTCAAGGTGCTGGGCGCGGCGCTGCAGGGCATCAGTGCCAAGGACGCGCTGGCCCTGCGCCTGCGCTGGGGCGTGATGTTTCAGCATGGCGGCTTGTTCGGCAGTTTGACGGTGCTGGAGAACATTGGCCTGCCGCTGCGCGAGCACACCGCGCTGGCCGATGGCTTGATCGACGAGATCGCAGCCAGGAAGCTGCAGATGGCGGGGCTCAAGCCCGAGGTCGGCGCGCAATACCCGCCCGAACTCAGCGGCGGCATGCTCAAGCGCGCCTCGCTGGCACGCGCCCTGGCCCTGGACCCCGAACTGCTGTTCTTGGACGAGCCCACCGCCGGGCTGGATCCCGTCAGTGCCGCCGGTGTTGACGCCTTGGTGCTCAAGCTGCGGGATCTGTTTGGCCTCAGCATCGTGATGATCACCCATGACCTGGACCTGCTCTGGCAGGTGGCCGACCGGGTGGCGGTGCTGGCCGATGGCCAGGTGCAGGGCGTCGGCAGCATGGCGGAGTTGGCGGCCATGGAACTGCCGGCGGTGCGGCAGTTCTTTGAAGGGCCGCGTGGCCGCCAGGCTCAGGAGCAGGCAGAGACACAATCGAAAGCGAAAGCTGAGGCGCCGGCGTCCCAGAAGCCGCCGACCCCAAGCGCAGGGAGCCCATCATCGAAACCAAGGTGA
- a CDS encoding class II fumarate hydratase: MASTRSETDGFGTLELPLDALWGAQTARSLQFFKIGQHEGQQQIMPLSQIHALAWFKWAAALVNRDLGLLDGAEAEAIAAAAREVAAGAHDGQFPLSVWQTGSGTQSHMNVNEVIANLASQALGGALGEQRSIHPNDQVNLGQSSNDVFPSAMHLAVALQAKQSLLPALGDLQQALTAKATEWAAIIKIGRTHGQDATPLTLGQEFSGYAAQLRLCEEHLRYALRAVHTLAIGGTAVGTGLNTHPEFGKRVAAMLAQALDLPLRQASNLFAATAGHEALVGLHAGLKMLAIALNKIACDIRLMGSGPRAGLGELQLPANEAGSSIMPGKVNPTQIEALTMICAQVIGHDAAIGFAASQGLFELNTYKPLIILDCLDSLHLLSQAMRSFQQHCLLGLRAAPERIQALLESSLMLVTALVPHIGYDRAAAIAKQAQASGSTLRDAALALGALSAEEFDAWVDPRLMLGPQA; this comes from the coding sequence ATGGCCAGCACTCGCAGCGAGACCGATGGCTTTGGCACGCTGGAGTTGCCCCTGGACGCCCTCTGGGGCGCGCAGACCGCGCGCAGCTTGCAGTTCTTCAAGATCGGCCAGCACGAGGGTCAGCAGCAAATCATGCCCTTGAGCCAGATCCACGCGCTGGCCTGGTTCAAATGGGCGGCGGCGCTGGTGAACCGGGATCTGGGCCTGCTGGACGGCGCCGAGGCCGAGGCCATCGCGGCAGCGGCGCGCGAGGTGGCGGCGGGCGCGCATGACGGGCAATTCCCGCTCTCGGTCTGGCAGACCGGCTCGGGCACGCAAAGCCATATGAATGTCAACGAAGTGATCGCCAATCTGGCCTCGCAAGCGCTCGGCGGCGCCTTGGGCGAGCAGCGCTCGATCCACCCCAATGACCAGGTCAATCTCGGACAAAGCAGCAACGACGTTTTCCCCAGCGCCATGCACCTCGCCGTGGCCCTGCAGGCCAAGCAAAGCCTGCTGCCGGCGCTCGGCGACTTGCAGCAGGCGCTGACGGCCAAGGCGACTGAATGGGCCGCCATCATTAAGATCGGCCGCACCCATGGCCAGGACGCCACGCCGCTGACCCTGGGCCAGGAATTCAGCGGCTATGCAGCGCAGCTGCGCCTGTGCGAGGAGCATCTGCGTTATGCCTTGCGAGCGGTACACACCTTGGCGATTGGCGGCACGGCGGTGGGCACCGGCCTGAACACCCACCCGGAGTTCGGCAAGCGCGTGGCCGCCATGCTGGCGCAGGCGCTGGACTTGCCGCTGCGCCAGGCCAGCAATCTCTTTGCCGCGACGGCCGGCCACGAAGCCTTGGTGGGCTTGCATGCTGGCTTGAAGATGCTGGCCATCGCCCTGAACAAGATCGCCTGCGACATCCGCCTGATGGGCAGCGGCCCACGCGCCGGCCTGGGTGAGCTGCAATTGCCGGCCAATGAGGCGGGCAGCTCCATCATGCCGGGCAAGGTCAACCCGACGCAGATCGAGGCGCTGACCATGATCTGCGCGCAAGTCATCGGCCATGACGCAGCCATCGGCTTCGCGGCCTCGCAAGGCCTGTTCGAGCTCAACACCTACAAGCCACTGATCATTCTGGATTGCCTGGACAGCCTGCACTTGCTCAGCCAGGCCATGCGCAGCTTCCAGCAGCACTGCTTGCTGGGCCTGCGGGCCGCGCCCGAGCGCATCCAGGCCTTGCTGGAATCTTCGCTGATGCTGGTGACCGCGCTGGTGCCGCATATCGGCTACGACCGCGCAGCCGCCATCGCCAAGCAGGCCCAAGCCAGCGGCTCAACACTGCGCGACGCAGCACTGGCACTTGGCGCGCTCAGCGCCGAGGAGTTTGACGCCTGGGTCGATCCTCGCCTGATGCTGGGGCCGCAGGCCTAG
- a CDS encoding Crp/Fnr family transcriptional regulator: MYKAQQDISEDRPPRLTALAGHPQPPKALNALNAADAADGGRRSAAANHRGTSAGTSPGADRIARSLSLLQEHLPLRRRLVHAGDLIFEAGVPFKQLYVLNSGSVKLVNTAADGRNQVVGLLLRGDWLGFDGIAKGRYGCSAQALEIGEIWSLRYDALMDAASAQPQLLQVLHAEMSRAISRGRDAMLSVCTLPVTARVAEFLRQSAASLAARGLRNDQIILRMSRAEIGNYLGMTLESVSRAFSSLARAQVICFSERGRRMIQIPDLQALSDFIQVEAQAHAQPQVRAPGATLQ; this comes from the coding sequence GTGTACAAAGCCCAGCAGGACATATCTGAAGACCGCCCGCCCCGGCTTACCGCCCTGGCCGGGCATCCGCAGCCACCGAAGGCCTTGAATGCCTTGAATGCCGCCGACGCAGCGGATGGCGGGCGCCGCAGCGCAGCAGCCAACCATCGCGGCACCAGCGCCGGAACAAGCCCTGGCGCCGACCGGATCGCCCGCTCACTGAGCTTGCTGCAAGAGCATTTGCCACTGCGGCGCCGCCTGGTGCATGCCGGCGACCTGATCTTTGAAGCGGGCGTTCCGTTCAAGCAGCTCTATGTGCTCAATTCGGGCAGCGTCAAGCTGGTCAACACCGCGGCGGACGGGCGCAACCAAGTCGTTGGGCTCCTGCTCCGGGGTGACTGGCTGGGTTTTGACGGCATTGCCAAAGGCCGCTACGGCTGCAGCGCACAAGCCCTGGAGATTGGCGAGATCTGGAGCTTGCGTTATGACGCGCTGATGGACGCAGCCAGCGCCCAGCCCCAGTTGCTGCAGGTGCTGCATGCGGAGATGAGCCGCGCCATCAGCCGCGGGCGGGATGCGATGCTCTCGGTCTGCACCCTGCCGGTCACGGCGCGGGTGGCGGAGTTTTTGCGCCAGTCGGCCGCATCCCTGGCCGCGCGCGGCCTGCGCAATGACCAGATCATCTTGCGCATGTCGCGCGCCGAGATCGGCAACTACCTGGGCATGACGCTGGAGTCGGTCAGCCGTGCGTTCTCTAGCCTGGCGCGGGCGCAGGTGATCTGCTTCTCAGAGCGCGGCCGCCGCATGATTCAAATCCCCGACCTGCAGGCCTTGAGCGACTTCATTCAGGTCGAAGCCCAAGCTCACGCGCAGCCCCAGGTTCGAGCGCCCGGCGCGACCCTGCAATGA
- a CDS encoding MlaE family ABC transporter permease, protein MDAAAASFNQTTPQRLTLAGFWTARGMGDMPARLLPARVLAAAPDQAERSAPDSPLAGPTEVEASGIQALDSAGAYVLQKLLLSRGSAGQPAQLLGLPERMQALLAEVAAQLEQRPAAAAAAPAPAGLLARVGRMSVSRIAAAGSEMLALLSFVGECALALGRGLASPKRLRWRPMLFNLQQAGVEALAIVGLMSFLLGVVVAYQGASQLRQYGANIFVADLVGLAMLREFAPLITAIIIAGRSGSAYAAQIGSMVVSEEIDAMRTLGLLPLELLVLPKLLALLVALPLLTLFADVLGVLGGMLMASAKLDVTPTEFIERFAKAVSVTSYLIGIGKAPVFAAIIVLVGCFQGFRAKGGADSVGRQTTRSVVQSIFLVVSADALFSVAFSALDL, encoded by the coding sequence ATGGATGCCGCCGCCGCGAGCTTCAACCAGACCACGCCGCAGCGGCTGACGCTGGCCGGCTTCTGGACAGCGCGCGGCATGGGCGATATGCCGGCGCGCTTGTTGCCCGCGCGCGTGCTGGCCGCGGCGCCGGATCAAGCGGAGCGCAGCGCTCCTGATTCCCCGTTGGCCGGGCCGACTGAGGTGGAAGCCAGCGGCATTCAAGCCCTGGACAGCGCCGGTGCCTATGTCTTGCAAAAGCTGCTGCTTAGCCGTGGCAGCGCCGGCCAGCCCGCGCAATTGCTAGGCTTGCCCGAGCGCATGCAGGCCTTGCTGGCGGAGGTTGCGGCGCAGTTGGAACAAAGGCCAGCGGCCGCCGCGGCAGCGCCGGCACCGGCCGGCCTGCTGGCGCGGGTGGGGCGCATGAGCGTCAGCCGTATCGCGGCGGCAGGCAGTGAAATGCTGGCCTTGCTGAGCTTTGTGGGTGAATGCGCGCTCGCCCTGGGCCGCGGCCTGGCTTCGCCAAAGCGCCTGCGCTGGCGACCCATGCTTTTCAACCTCCAGCAAGCGGGAGTGGAGGCCCTGGCCATCGTCGGCCTGATGTCTTTTTTGCTCGGCGTGGTGGTGGCCTATCAAGGTGCGAGTCAGCTGCGCCAGTACGGCGCCAACATCTTTGTGGCCGATCTGGTGGGCCTGGCGATGCTGCGCGAGTTCGCGCCGCTGATCACCGCCATCATCATTGCGGGCCGTTCTGGCTCGGCCTATGCGGCGCAGATCGGCAGCATGGTGGTCAGCGAGGAGATTGACGCAATGCGCACCCTGGGCCTGCTGCCGCTGGAATTGCTGGTGCTGCCCAAGCTCCTCGCACTGCTGGTGGCACTGCCGCTGCTGACTCTGTTTGCCGATGTGCTGGGCGTGCTGGGCGGCATGCTGATGGCCAGCGCCAAGCTGGATGTGACGCCAACCGAGTTCATCGAACGCTTTGCCAAGGCCGTCAGCGTGACCTCTTATCTGATTGGCATCGGCAAAGCGCCGGTGTTCGCCGCCATCATCGTGCTGGTGGGCTGCTTCCAGGGTTTTCGAGCCAAGGGCGGCGCCGACAGCGTGGGGCGGCAAACTACCCGCAGCGTGGTGCAGTCCATCTTTCTGGTGGTCAGTGCCGACGCCTTGTTTTCGGTCGCGTTCAGCGCGCTGGATTTATGA
- a CDS encoding YihY/virulence factor BrkB family protein translates to MPLIDPRLRLLLAHPAAFSLRVLRNFQRNQGLLLAGAVAYYALLSIVPMLILILIALSHLTPEAELLQTLRRYLDWLLPGQAPALVAELVLFLAHRQVIGWTLALTMLFSSSLAFTVLESAMAVIFRHRLALLQRGRKRGRRWLISALIPYAFILCLGLGLLLVTLMTGSLLALGQDEIELLGRDWSLGRPSSALLYLLGLAGEVAVLTSIYMVMPAGRLPLKHALFGAVFATSLWEISRRLLAWYFSSLAQIGLVYGSLTTAIAVLLNLELAASLLLLGAQAIAEFERLPGPASPALKLPVFPDD, encoded by the coding sequence ATGCCCCTCATCGACCCACGCTTGCGCCTGCTGCTGGCGCATCCCGCGGCCTTCAGCCTGCGCGTGCTGCGCAACTTTCAGCGCAATCAGGGCCTGCTGCTGGCGGGCGCGGTGGCTTATTACGCGCTGCTGTCCATCGTGCCCATGTTGATCCTGATCCTGATCGCCTTGTCGCACCTGACGCCTGAGGCCGAGTTGCTGCAGACTTTACGGCGCTACCTCGATTGGCTGCTGCCGGGGCAGGCGCCGGCGCTGGTGGCTGAGTTGGTGCTGTTTTTGGCGCACCGCCAGGTCATTGGCTGGACCTTGGCGCTGACCATGCTGTTTTCCAGCTCCCTGGCCTTCACCGTGCTGGAGAGCGCCATGGCGGTGATCTTCCGCCACCGACTGGCCTTGCTGCAGCGGGGCCGCAAGCGGGGCCGGCGCTGGTTGATCTCCGCGCTGATCCCCTACGCCTTCATCCTCTGCCTCGGTCTGGGGCTTTTGCTGGTGACCTTGATGACCGGCAGCTTGCTGGCCCTGGGGCAGGACGAGATTGAACTGCTGGGCCGCGACTGGTCGCTGGGCCGGCCCTCCAGCGCCTTGCTGTATTTGCTGGGCCTGGCTGGCGAGGTGGCGGTGCTAACGTCAATTTACATGGTGATGCCGGCCGGGCGCCTGCCGCTCAAGCATGCCTTGTTCGGTGCGGTGTTTGCGACCAGCCTGTGGGAGATCTCACGCCGCCTGCTGGCTTGGTACTTCAGCAGCCTGGCGCAGATCGGCCTGGTCTACGGCTCGCTGACCACGGCCATCGCCGTGCTGCTGAACCTGGAGCTGGCGGCCAGCTTGCTGCTGCTGGGCGCGCAAGCGATCGCGGAGTTTGAGCGCCTGCCGGGCCCGGCAAGCCCTGCCTTGAAGCTCCCGGTTTTTCCAGACGACTGA
- a CDS encoding diguanylate cyclase domain-containing protein, translating to MDAPPTPPTPAVAEAEQALSRITQRVEAMRAVLVRLLQDVVRAESFLDESQSVQLLEANEQLLLSALDAQIDSESAMQALDEAARTSGLDPLTQLANRALAFDRLEQAIAHAKRQGTQLALLFVDLDKFKQINDSKGHAIGDQVLRQVAQCLLSAVRESDTVSRHGGDEFLILLDDLAQIKDALSVAEKLKEVLGEARASNEQWAELSASIGISIYPRDADTATALIACADQAMYIAKRQGPGGISFFVERTAFPELGSPWAAGTAAEPSESSEPSVLALQRQTAELTQRLARQEKSQLLLQEANEQLVLATLSALDLQAAAAAAQQRQGDFIASVAAELNDPVSPIRLAMTALGRQPDAASLLPHAQDMMAQQATQIRGFVSDLLHPLDASAKAKAKLLLNRQTLPLTPLLAHCAQLCRPLLEQRQQRLRCELAPESLCVYGDALRLTQAVSNLLSNASRYSHEGGTIQMTLQRAGEQALITISDAGIGISDQALQTIFEPFGREAHAVGVHGDALGLGLTVVREIVAAHGGTVRASSPGIGQGCQFLVSLPLSE from the coding sequence GTGGACGCGCCGCCCACTCCCCCAACACCTGCTGTGGCCGAGGCCGAGCAGGCGCTGAGCAGGATCACCCAACGCGTCGAAGCGATGCGAGCGGTCTTGGTGCGCTTGCTGCAGGATGTTGTGCGGGCCGAGAGCTTTCTCGACGAAAGCCAAAGCGTGCAGCTGCTGGAAGCGAATGAGCAGCTGCTGCTGAGCGCTTTAGACGCGCAGATCGACAGTGAATCGGCCATGCAAGCGCTGGACGAAGCGGCTCGCACCAGCGGGCTCGATCCCTTGACGCAGCTGGCCAACCGGGCACTGGCCTTTGACCGATTGGAGCAGGCCATCGCCCATGCCAAGCGCCAAGGCACCCAGCTGGCCCTGCTGTTCGTGGACCTGGATAAATTCAAGCAGATCAATGATTCCAAAGGCCACGCCATTGGCGACCAGGTCTTGCGCCAAGTGGCGCAATGCCTCTTGTCAGCGGTGCGGGAGTCAGACACCGTCAGCCGCCATGGCGGCGATGAATTTTTGATTCTGCTGGACGATCTGGCCCAGATCAAAGACGCCTTGAGCGTGGCCGAAAAGCTCAAGGAAGTACTGGGCGAGGCCAGAGCCAGCAATGAGCAATGGGCCGAGCTGAGCGCCAGCATTGGCATCAGCATCTACCCACGCGACGCCGACACGGCCACGGCGCTCATCGCCTGCGCCGACCAGGCCATGTACATCGCCAAGCGCCAAGGGCCTGGCGGCATTTCCTTTTTCGTCGAACGCACGGCCTTTCCGGAACTAGGCTCGCCTTGGGCAGCCGGCACGGCCGCAGAGCCATCGGAGTCCTCAGAGCCCTCTGTATTGGCCCTGCAACGTCAAACCGCCGAATTGACTCAACGCTTGGCCCGACAAGAGAAATCCCAACTGCTCTTGCAAGAGGCCAACGAGCAGTTGGTGCTGGCCACCCTCAGCGCGCTGGACTTGCAGGCCGCTGCGGCAGCCGCGCAGCAACGCCAGGGCGACTTCATCGCCAGTGTGGCTGCCGAGCTGAATGATCCTGTGTCGCCAATCCGCCTCGCCATGACGGCGCTGGGCCGCCAGCCCGATGCCGCATCGCTGCTGCCGCACGCCCAGGACATGATGGCGCAGCAGGCCACGCAAATACGCGGCTTTGTCAGCGACTTGCTGCATCCGCTTGATGCATCAGCAAAAGCCAAGGCCAAGCTGCTGCTGAATCGGCAAACGCTGCCGCTGACGCCCCTGCTGGCTCATTGCGCGCAGCTGTGCCGGCCGCTGCTGGAGCAGCGCCAGCAGCGGCTGAGGTGCGAGCTAGCGCCCGAATCCTTGTGCGTCTACGGTGACGCCCTGCGGCTGACCCAGGCCGTCAGCAATCTGCTCAGCAATGCCAGCCGTTATTCGCACGAGGGCGGCACGATTCAGATGACACTGCAGCGCGCCGGCGAGCAGGCGCTCATCACCATCAGCGACGCCGGCATCGGCATCAGCGACCAGGCCTTGCAAACGATTTTTGAGCCCTTCGGCCGCGAGGCCCATGCAGTGGGCGTGCACGGCGATGCGCTAGGCCTGGGCTTGACGGTGGTGCGCGAGATCGTCGCGGCGCATGGCGGCACGGTGCGCGCCAGCAGCCCCGGCATCGGCCAAGGCTGCCAGTTCCTGGTCAGCTTACCGCTGTCGGAATGA
- a CDS encoding BON domain-containing protein codes for MKIPKNPSPQAMRALAAAIIALSMAACSKEADDARTPGKKLDDGIAKMEQQSEAMKPEVKQGAADAASASSTAMQDAKQATLEMREQVGADLSDAGIVTTVKAKLAAETLLTVSDINVDSTKGRVVLRGTAADKVAVARARAIALGVKGVVDVDNQLTVKTKS; via the coding sequence ATGAAAATACCCAAAAATCCTTCGCCCCAGGCCATGCGTGCCCTGGCCGCCGCCATCATCGCTTTGAGCATGGCCGCTTGCAGCAAAGAAGCTGATGATGCGCGCACACCGGGCAAGAAGCTGGACGATGGCATTGCCAAGATGGAGCAGCAGTCCGAGGCCATGAAGCCCGAAGTGAAACAGGGCGCGGCCGATGCGGCCTCAGCCAGCAGCACGGCAATGCAAGACGCCAAGCAGGCCACGCTTGAGATGCGTGAGCAGGTGGGGGCCGATCTCAGCGACGCCGGCATCGTTACCACCGTCAAGGCCAAGCTCGCCGCCGAGACGCTGCTGACGGTGTCCGACATCAACGTCGATTCGACGAAAGGCCGGGTGGTTCTGCGTGGCACGGCGGCCGACAAGGTGGCGGTGGCCCGTGCGCGGGCGATCGCACTGGGCGTCAAAGGTGTGGTCGATGTGGACAACCAGCTGACCGTCAAGACCAAGTCTTGA
- a CDS encoding MlaD family protein produces MNFSLVGGFVLLLGAALIAGVLWLASGGAWAAKQDLYLSIMEESVAGLNLNAPVKYMGVDVGKVQDIALDADKPERVRLLFAIKHGTPIRVDTVAVLKTQGLTGIAYVELAGGLASSAPLHAVAPERYPLIRSKPSLSARLENVLTSVLAKLDSTSASLNALLSPQNQKAFSATLSDIALLSHTLAGRRDTIDDGLVSAAQTLDNSAALSAQLRRQAGPLMQRLDNAAVAVEKMGLETAQASSSAGRTVADVGGDLKRFSAVALPELQRLMSELSVLAASLRRLSEQAERNPGALILGQGAVPDGPGEALEPINKPRKEEP; encoded by the coding sequence GTGAACTTCAGCCTGGTGGGCGGCTTTGTGCTCTTGCTCGGCGCGGCGCTGATCGCGGGCGTGCTGTGGCTGGCCTCGGGTGGGGCTTGGGCGGCCAAGCAAGACCTTTATTTGTCCATCATGGAAGAGTCGGTGGCAGGGCTGAACCTGAACGCGCCTGTGAAGTACATGGGCGTGGATGTGGGCAAGGTGCAGGACATTGCGCTGGATGCCGACAAGCCCGAGCGTGTGCGGCTGCTGTTCGCCATCAAGCACGGCACGCCGATCCGGGTGGACACCGTGGCCGTGCTCAAAACCCAAGGGCTCACCGGCATTGCCTATGTGGAGTTAGCCGGCGGCCTGGCCAGCTCCGCGCCGCTGCATGCCGTGGCGCCCGAGCGTTATCCGTTGATTCGCAGCAAGCCTTCTCTGAGTGCCCGGTTGGAGAATGTGCTGACCAGCGTGCTGGCCAAGCTGGACAGCACCTCGGCCAGCCTCAATGCCTTGCTCAGCCCGCAGAATCAAAAGGCCTTCAGCGCCACTTTGTCTGATATTGCCTTGCTCAGCCACACCCTGGCTGGGCGCCGCGACACGATTGATGACGGCCTGGTGAGCGCCGCGCAAACCCTGGACAACAGCGCCGCGCTGAGCGCGCAGCTCAGGCGCCAAGCTGGGCCCTTGATGCAGCGGCTGGACAACGCGGCCGTGGCCGTTGAAAAAATGGGCCTTGAGACCGCGCAAGCCAGCAGCAGCGCGGGCCGCACCGTGGCGGATGTGGGCGGCGATCTCAAGCGCTTCAGCGCCGTGGCGCTGCCGGAGCTGCAGCGCTTGATGAGTGAGCTGAGCGTGCTGGCGGCCTCGCTGCGGCGCTTGAGCGAGCAAGCCGAACGCAATCCCGGCGCTTTGATCCTGGGGCAGGGCGCTGTGCCCGACGGCCCCGGCGAAGCGCTCGAGCCGATCAACAAGCCGCGCAAGGAAGAGCCATGA
- a CDS encoding CBS domain-containing protein: MADTVTDNHTDSGSTKTGRAPPSPVSAIEAVARSRLLTVAADTHLVEVAALLANAQISVVVVCDAQGEVLGLITETMLVRQLGLGEADFFSTRADAVMTREIKSCTLQDLLTEVVAEMHQQGLIHMLLLDTDNKPLGVLNLRDGLRALLLAGNFEEELLRNYVMGIGYQ, translated from the coding sequence ATGGCTGACACCGTTACCGATAACCACACCGATAGTGGCAGCACAAAGACCGGCCGCGCCCCGCCATCCCCGGTCAGTGCGATTGAGGCGGTCGCCCGCTCGCGGCTGCTGACCGTGGCGGCGGACACCCACTTGGTCGAGGTGGCCGCCCTGCTCGCGAATGCGCAGATCAGCGTGGTGGTGGTCTGTGACGCGCAAGGGGAAGTCTTAGGCCTGATCACCGAGACCATGCTGGTCAGGCAGCTGGGCCTGGGGGAAGCCGACTTCTTCAGCACCCGGGCCGACGCGGTGATGACGCGGGAAATCAAGTCCTGCACGCTGCAAGACCTGCTGACTGAGGTGGTGGCTGAGATGCACCAGCAGGGCTTGATCCACATGCTGCTGCTCGATACCGACAACAAGCCGCTGGGCGTTTTGAATCTGCGTGACGGCCTGCGCGCGCTGCTCTTGGCGGGTAATTTCGAGGAGGAATTGTTGCGCAACTATGTGATGGGCATTGGCTATCAGTAG